From the Amycolatopsis thermoflava N1165 genome, one window contains:
- a CDS encoding PD-(D/E)XK nuclease-like domain-containing protein, translating to MTATLERPQITEPGMYGGVPEETYHGLPGLSSTGVKRMLHAPAVYRWHADHPAPPAKSTFDFGHAVHAKVLGVGLDVAVIPDELLAANGAVSTKAAKAFVAEARAAGMTVLKSDEYAEVAAMADAVLGHPDAGPLLSGAEPEVSILWDDPATGVRCRGRLDYWHERANVVVDLKSARSADPRRFARHAVDFGYPEQGAHYRTGTTIVTGRDTAPRFIHVLVEKEPPHLVSVVELEPAFLAVAADRVRFAIDLYADCLETGRWPGYGDGIHPIQPPAWYRADTLDELEF from the coding sequence ATGACCGCCACCCTGGAGCGTCCGCAGATCACCGAGCCGGGCATGTACGGCGGGGTGCCCGAGGAGACCTACCACGGGTTGCCCGGCCTGTCCTCCACGGGCGTCAAGCGGATGCTGCACGCGCCCGCGGTGTACCGCTGGCATGCCGACCATCCCGCACCCCCCGCCAAGTCGACGTTCGACTTCGGGCACGCGGTGCACGCCAAGGTGCTCGGCGTCGGGCTCGACGTCGCGGTGATCCCCGACGAGCTGCTCGCCGCGAACGGAGCCGTGTCCACCAAGGCGGCCAAGGCCTTCGTGGCCGAGGCGCGCGCGGCCGGCATGACCGTGCTCAAGTCGGACGAGTACGCCGAGGTCGCGGCGATGGCCGACGCGGTGCTCGGGCACCCCGACGCCGGGCCGCTGCTGTCCGGCGCGGAGCCGGAGGTGTCGATCCTGTGGGACGACCCGGCCACCGGTGTCCGCTGCCGCGGGCGCCTGGACTACTGGCACGAGCGGGCGAACGTCGTGGTCGACCTGAAGTCGGCGCGCAGCGCGGACCCGCGCCGGTTCGCCCGGCACGCCGTCGACTTCGGCTACCCGGAACAGGGCGCCCACTACCGGACGGGCACCACGATCGTCACCGGCCGCGACACGGCGCCGCGCTTCATCCACGTCCTCGTGGAAAAGGAACCGCCGCACCTGGTGTCCGTGGTGGAGCTCGAACCGGCGTTCCTGGCCGTGGCCGCGGACCGGGTCCGGTTCGCGATCGACCTGTACGCCGACTGCCTGGAGACCGGCCGCTGGCCCGGCTACGGCGACGGCATCCACCCCATCCAGCCGCCGGCCTGGTACCGCGCCGACACCCTCGACGAACTGGAGTTCTGA
- a CDS encoding exonuclease domain-containing protein, protein MSDWHRGTLIAFDTETTGTDVENDRIVTAAIITIDPLSGAVHTDQWLADPGIDVPAEATAVHGISTEMARAGGRPAAEVVSEIAGALNIAWQAMYPVIAYNASFDLTLLDRELRRHTGEGLVEHGTVIDPFVIDKHYDRYRKGSRKLAITAACYGVDLSEEDAHGAAADALAAARVAWKQANMYRELAGMELPELHGRQAEWYAEQAASFEAYLRRVKLREEGVEASRAVHVSREWPIRPVAADVQCCSLHRAAGCCDPDDCGPCCSACPTCPTTNRAVTT, encoded by the coding sequence ATGAGCGACTGGCACCGCGGCACGCTGATCGCGTTCGACACCGAGACCACCGGCACCGACGTCGAGAACGACCGGATCGTCACCGCCGCGATCATCACCATCGACCCGCTGTCCGGCGCCGTCCACACCGACCAGTGGTTGGCCGACCCCGGCATCGACGTCCCCGCCGAGGCGACCGCCGTGCACGGCATCTCCACGGAGATGGCCCGCGCCGGCGGCCGCCCGGCCGCCGAGGTCGTCTCCGAGATCGCCGGAGCGCTGAACATCGCCTGGCAGGCCATGTACCCCGTCATCGCCTACAACGCCTCGTTCGACCTCACCCTGCTCGACCGCGAGCTGCGCCGCCACACGGGCGAGGGCCTGGTCGAGCACGGCACGGTGATCGACCCCTTCGTGATCGACAAGCACTACGACCGCTACCGCAAGGGCTCGCGCAAGCTCGCCATCACCGCGGCCTGCTACGGCGTCGACCTGTCCGAAGAAGACGCGCACGGCGCGGCGGCCGACGCCCTCGCCGCCGCCCGTGTGGCGTGGAAGCAGGCCAACATGTACCGCGAGCTGGCGGGCATGGAGCTGCCGGAGCTGCACGGCCGCCAGGCCGAGTGGTACGCCGAGCAGGCCGCCTCGTTCGAGGCGTACCTGCGCCGGGTGAAGCTGCGCGAGGAGGGCGTCGAAGCGTCCCGCGCCGTGCACGTCTCCCGGGAGTGGCCGATCCGGCCCGTCGCAGCCGACGTCCAGTGCTGCTCGCTGCACCGCGCCGCGGGCTGCTGCGACCCGGACGACTGCGGCCCCTGCTGCTCGGCGTGCCCCACCTGCCCGACGACCAACCGGGCGGTGACGACGTGA
- a CDS encoding LexA family protein, whose product MDLQHLTAHQPAEAVHDGQKTVICPTCRTPFPCEVNTSTTRAMIRPLPELTPTESSTLHVLAGYIAAVGRPPLLRELAAALNTPRGTVRGRIDRLVTKGYITREPRIGRGLRIVSGAI is encoded by the coding sequence GTGGATCTCCAGCATCTCACCGCGCACCAGCCAGCCGAAGCCGTCCACGACGGCCAGAAGACCGTCATCTGCCCGACCTGCCGCACGCCGTTCCCGTGCGAGGTCAACACGAGCACGACCCGGGCGATGATCCGGCCGCTGCCCGAGCTGACCCCCACCGAAAGCTCGACCCTGCACGTGCTCGCCGGCTACATCGCGGCCGTCGGGCGCCCGCCGCTGCTGCGGGAGCTGGCCGCCGCGCTGAACACGCCACGCGGCACCGTGCGCGGCCGGATCGACCGGCTCGTCACGAAGGGCTACATCACCCGCGAGCCGCGCATCGGCCGCGGCCTGCGCATCGTGAGCGGGGCCATCTGA
- a CDS encoding helix-turn-helix domain-containing protein, with the protein MAEFALYVAVDLPADSLTEDQLDALAEVGAGYHAAWSRSPSASGWLAVHLTLQAEVLRQATDLAFLVVPDLIKRAGLGWHTPVYLEAMTDAEFQDRQEQPPIPPLLSVAEAAAVLGRTEQAVRLQAEKGRYGAFRIGKTWAFPRSLVEAAARPEPAKG; encoded by the coding sequence ATGGCCGAATTCGCCCTGTACGTCGCCGTCGATCTGCCGGCCGACAGCCTGACCGAGGACCAGCTCGACGCGCTCGCCGAGGTCGGTGCCGGCTACCACGCCGCGTGGTCGCGGTCGCCGTCGGCATCCGGGTGGCTGGCGGTGCACCTGACGCTGCAGGCCGAGGTGCTGCGCCAGGCCACGGATCTCGCGTTCCTCGTCGTCCCGGACCTGATCAAGCGCGCCGGCCTCGGCTGGCACACGCCGGTCTACCTGGAGGCGATGACGGACGCCGAGTTCCAGGACCGGCAGGAGCAGCCGCCGATTCCGCCGTTGCTGTCGGTGGCGGAGGCGGCCGCGGTGCTCGGTCGGACCGAGCAGGCGGTGCGCCTGCAGGCCGAGAAGGGCCGGTATGGCGCGTTCCGGATCGGGAAGACGTGGGCGTTCCCGCGGTCCCTTGTGGAAGCTGCCGCGCGTCCGGAGCCCGCGAAGGGCTGA